One Azospirillum sp. TSA2s genomic region harbors:
- a CDS encoding 50S ribosomal protein L23: MSKQSKPAVSQERMYDLILAPVITEKSTLVSEHNQVTFRVPLTASKPEIKAAVEGLFNVKVTAVNTLVSKGKTKRFRGTIGRRSDFKKAVVTLAEGNKIDVTTGI, from the coding sequence ATGAGCAAGCAGTCGAAACCTGCGGTGAGCCAGGAGCGGATGTACGACCTGATCCTCGCTCCCGTCATCACCGAGAAGTCGACGTTGGTGTCGGAGCACAACCAGGTCACGTTCCGCGTGCCGCTCACGGCCTCCAAGCCGGAGATCAAGGCCGCCGTTGAAGGTCTCTTCAACGTCAAGGTGACTGCGGTCAACACCCTGGTTTCCAAGGGCAAGACCAAGCGGTTCCGCGGCACCATCGGCCGTCGCTCGGACTTCAAGAAGGCCGTCGTCACCCTCGCCGAGGGTAACAAGATCGACGTGACCACGGGCATCTGA
- the rpsG gene encoding 30S ribosomal protein S7, protein MSRRHRAEKREVLPDAKYGDRVLTKFMNCLMLDGKKSAAEGIVYGALGRIEVKTKNDPVQVFHDALANVKPHLEVRSRRVGGATYQVPVEVRSDRAQALAIRWLISAARARSENTMTERLSGELLDAASQRGTAVKKREDTHRMAEANKAFSHYRW, encoded by the coding sequence ATGTCCCGTCGTCATCGCGCCGAGAAGCGTGAAGTCCTGCCGGACGCCAAGTACGGCGACCGCGTCCTGACGAAGTTCATGAACTGCCTGATGCTGGACGGCAAGAAGTCGGCCGCCGAAGGCATCGTCTACGGCGCGCTGGGCCGTATCGAGGTCAAGACCAAGAACGACCCCGTTCAGGTCTTCCACGATGCCCTCGCCAACGTGAAGCCGCACCTGGAAGTCCGCAGCCGCCGCGTTGGTGGTGCGACCTATCAGGTTCCGGTCGAGGTCCGTTCGGACCGCGCCCAGGCTCTCGCCATCCGTTGGCTGATCAGCGCCGCCCGCGCCCGCTCGGAAAACACCATGACCGAGCGTCTGTCGGGTGAGTTGCTCGATGCTGCCAGCCAGCGCGGCACCGCCGTGAAGAAGCGCGAAGATACGCACCGCATGGCGGAAGCCAACAAGGCGTTCTCGCACTACCGCTGGTAA
- the tuf gene encoding elongation factor Tu, which produces MAKAKFERNKPHCNVGTIGHVDHGKTSLTAAITKVLAESGGATFTAYDQIDKAPEEKARGITISTAHVEYETQNRHYAHVDCPGHADYVKNMITGAAQMDGAILVVSAADGPMPQTREHILLARQVGVPALVVFLNKVDMVDDPELLELVELEVRELLSSYQFPGDDIPITKGSALCALEDRQPEIGRDAVLALMKTVDEYIPQPERPKDRPFLMPIEDVFSISGRGTVVTGRVERGIVKVGDEVEIVGLKATVKTTVTGVEMFRKLLDSGEAGDNIGALLRGTKREDVERGQVLAKPGSITPHTKFKAEAYILTKEEGGRHTPFFTNYRPQFYFRTTDVTGMVSLPEGVEMVMPGDNVAMDVALIAPIAMDEGLRFAIREGGRTVGAGVVAKIVE; this is translated from the coding sequence ATGGCGAAGGCAAAGTTCGAGCGGAACAAGCCGCACTGCAACGTTGGCACGATCGGCCACGTCGACCACGGCAAGACGTCGCTGACGGCGGCGATCACGAAGGTGCTGGCGGAGTCCGGCGGCGCCACCTTCACCGCTTACGACCAGATCGACAAGGCGCCGGAAGAGAAGGCGCGCGGCATCACGATCTCGACGGCCCACGTCGAGTACGAGACGCAGAACCGCCACTACGCGCACGTCGACTGCCCGGGCCACGCCGACTACGTGAAGAACATGATCACCGGCGCCGCCCAGATGGACGGCGCGATCCTGGTCGTGTCGGCCGCCGACGGCCCGATGCCGCAGACCCGCGAGCACATCCTGCTGGCCCGCCAGGTTGGCGTTCCGGCGCTGGTCGTGTTCCTGAACAAGGTCGACATGGTCGACGATCCGGAGCTGCTGGAGCTGGTCGAGCTGGAAGTTCGCGAGCTGCTGTCCTCCTACCAGTTCCCGGGCGACGACATTCCGATCACCAAGGGTTCGGCCCTGTGCGCCCTGGAAGACCGTCAGCCGGAGATCGGCCGCGACGCCGTTCTGGCTCTGATGAAGACGGTGGACGAGTACATCCCGCAGCCGGAGCGTCCGAAGGACCGTCCGTTCCTGATGCCGATCGAAGACGTGTTCTCGATCTCGGGCCGCGGCACCGTGGTGACCGGCCGTGTCGAGCGCGGCATCGTGAAGGTCGGTGACGAAGTCGAGATCGTCGGCCTGAAGGCGACGGTGAAGACCACCGTGACCGGCGTCGAGATGTTCCGCAAGCTGCTCGACTCGGGTGAGGCCGGCGACAACATCGGCGCGCTGCTGCGCGGCACCAAGCGCGAGGACGTCGAGCGCGGCCAGGTTCTGGCCAAGCCGGGTTCGATCACCCCGCACACCAAGTTCAAGGCCGAAGCCTACATCCTGACGAAGGAAGAGGGCGGCCGTCACACCCCGTTCTTCACCAACTACCGTCCGCAGTTCTACTTCCGTACGACGGACGTGACGGGCATGGTCTCGCTGCCGGAAGGCGTCGAGATGGTGATGCCGGGCGACAACGTCGCCATGGACGTGGCTCTGATCGCCCCGATCGCCATGGACGAAGGCCTGCGCTTCGCCATCCGCGAAGGCGGCCGCACCGTCGGCGCCGGCGTCGTTGCCAAGATCGTCGAGTGA
- the rpsJ gene encoding 30S ribosomal protein S10: MDSQNIRIRLKAFDHRVLDQSTSEIVNTAKRTGARVRGPIPLPTHIEKFTVNRSPHIDKKSREQFEIRTHKRLLDIVDPTPQTVDALMKLDLAAGVDVEIKL; the protein is encoded by the coding sequence ATGGACAGCCAGAACATCCGCATCCGTCTGAAGGCGTTCGATCATCGCGTGCTCGACCAGTCGACCAGCGAGATCGTCAACACCGCCAAGCGGACCGGCGCGCGCGTGCGGGGCCCGATTCCCCTGCCGACGCACATCGAAAAGTTCACCGTGAACCGTTCGCCGCACATCGACAAGAAGTCGCGCGAGCAGTTCGAGATCCGCACCCACAAGCGCCTGCTCGACATCGTCGATCCGACGCCGCAGACCGTGGATGCTCTGATGAAGCTCGACCTCGCCGCCGGCGTCGACGTCGAGATCAAGCTCTGA
- the rplC gene encoding 50S ribosomal protein L3, producing MRSGLIAQKVGMTRVFTDDGQHVPVTVLKVDSCQVVAVRTEEKDGYTAVQLGAGAIKVKNVNKPERGHFAKARVEPKRKLVEFRVDADALIEVGAELSAAHFVAGQFVDVTGTSIGKGFAGAMKRWNFGGLRATHGVSVSHRSHGSTGNRQDPGKVFKNKKMAGHLGDERVTVLNLQVVAVDEARGLIMLKGAVPGAEGGWLRIRDAVKKKAPEGLPFPAGIKSAPAAEAPAETQE from the coding sequence ATGCGATCCGGTTTGATCGCGCAGAAGGTCGGCATGACCCGCGTCTTCACGGACGACGGCCAGCATGTTCCGGTCACTGTGCTGAAAGTCGACAGCTGCCAGGTCGTCGCCGTTCGCACCGAGGAAAAGGATGGCTACACCGCCGTCCAGCTCGGCGCGGGCGCCATCAAGGTCAAGAACGTCAACAAGCCTGAGCGTGGGCATTTCGCCAAGGCGCGCGTGGAACCGAAGCGCAAGCTGGTCGAGTTCCGCGTCGATGCCGATGCCCTGATCGAGGTCGGTGCCGAGCTGTCGGCCGCCCACTTCGTCGCCGGCCAGTTCGTCGACGTCACCGGCACCTCCATCGGCAAGGGCTTTGCCGGTGCGATGAAGCGCTGGAACTTCGGTGGTCTGCGCGCCACGCACGGCGTGTCGGTGTCGCACCGTTCGCACGGTTCGACGGGTAACCGTCAGGACCCCGGCAAGGTCTTCAAGAACAAGAAGATGGCCGGTCATCTCGGTGACGAGCGGGTCACGGTCCTGAACCTGCAGGTCGTCGCCGTCGACGAAGCCCGTGGTCTGATCATGCTCAAGGGTGCCGTCCCCGGCGCCGAGGGCGGTTGGCTGCGCATCCGTGACGCCGTCAAGAAGAAGGCTCCGGAAGGCCTGCCCTTCCCGGCCGGCATCAAGTCTGCTCCGGCGGCGGAAGCCCCGGCCGAGACGCAGGAGTGA
- the fusA gene encoding elongation factor G, with protein sequence MPRSHALDRYRNIGIMAHIDAGKTTTTERILFYTGKSYRMGEVNDGTAVMDWMEQEQERGITITSAATTCFWRDHRINIIDTPGHVDFTIEVERSLRVLDGAVAIFDAVAGVEPQTETVWRQADKYGVPRMAFVNKMDRVGADFDRCVAMMADRLGVKPLVLQLPIGVEAGFSGVVDLVAMRATIWKAETLGAEFEHTDIPETLAGPAASARQALLEAVLDLDEAAMAAYLERGEEPAPDALRALIRKGTISNAVVPVLCGSAFRNKGIQPMLDAVVHYLPAPNDIGAVTGHAVGGDRSEERAANDSAPFSGLAFKVMNDPYVGTLTFCRIYSGTASVGDSLLNPVKGEREKIGRMLLMHANSREDIEHAHTGDIVAFAGLEHTATGDTLCDPAKPIVLERLDVPEPVIEIVVEPRTDADHEKMAAALNRLGHEDPSLQVSVDRESGQTVIRGMGELHLDVIVDRMKREFRVDAAVGTPKVAYRETVLRAAEIDHVHARQTGDRAQFARVTLKLEALDRGAGFVFENRAAGLPREFVAGVQKGLEAAKDSGVVAGYPVVDVKVTLTGGEAHDVDSSPLAFELAARTAFREAMTKAAPALLEPLMRVEIITPDDYMGDVIGDLNGRRGQITGMDQRGNAQIVTGLVPLAAMFGYVNSLRSMSQGRAQYSMQFDHYEPVPQAIADGVRAKVA encoded by the coding sequence ATGCCCCGTTCGCACGCCCTCGACCGTTACCGCAACATCGGCATCATGGCTCACATTGATGCCGGCAAAACGACGACGACCGAGCGCATCCTGTTCTATACCGGCAAGTCCTATCGCATGGGCGAGGTCAATGATGGCACTGCCGTCATGGATTGGATGGAGCAGGAGCAGGAACGGGGCATCACCATCACCTCGGCGGCAACGACCTGTTTCTGGCGCGATCACCGCATCAACATCATCGACACGCCCGGCCACGTGGATTTCACCATCGAGGTCGAGCGGTCCTTGCGTGTCCTGGATGGCGCCGTTGCCATCTTCGACGCGGTTGCGGGTGTCGAGCCCCAGACCGAGACCGTGTGGCGGCAGGCCGACAAGTACGGCGTGCCGCGCATGGCCTTCGTCAATAAGATGGACCGCGTCGGCGCCGATTTCGACCGCTGTGTCGCCATGATGGCCGACCGGCTGGGCGTCAAGCCGCTGGTCCTGCAGCTTCCCATCGGCGTTGAGGCCGGCTTTTCCGGCGTCGTCGATCTGGTCGCCATGCGCGCCACGATCTGGAAGGCCGAAACGCTCGGCGCCGAGTTCGAACATACCGACATTCCCGAGACTCTGGCCGGACCGGCCGCAAGCGCCCGTCAGGCGCTGCTGGAGGCCGTGCTCGATCTCGATGAGGCGGCCATGGCCGCCTACCTGGAGCGCGGCGAGGAGCCTGCGCCCGATGCCCTGCGCGCGCTGATCCGCAAGGGCACGATCTCCAATGCCGTTGTCCCCGTGCTCTGCGGATCGGCCTTCCGCAACAAGGGCATCCAGCCGATGCTCGACGCGGTGGTCCACTATCTGCCTGCGCCGAACGACATCGGTGCGGTGACGGGCCATGCCGTCGGTGGCGACCGCTCGGAGGAACGCGCGGCCAACGACAGCGCGCCGTTCTCGGGCCTCGCCTTCAAGGTGATGAACGATCCCTATGTCGGGACGCTCACCTTCTGCCGCATCTATTCCGGCACCGCGAGCGTCGGCGATTCGCTGCTCAACCCGGTGAAGGGGGAGCGCGAGAAGATCGGCCGCATGCTGTTGATGCATGCCAACAGCCGCGAGGACATCGAGCACGCCCACACCGGCGACATCGTGGCCTTCGCCGGGCTGGAGCACACTGCCACCGGCGACACGCTCTGCGACCCGGCCAAGCCCATCGTGCTGGAACGCCTTGACGTCCCGGAGCCGGTGATCGAAATCGTGGTCGAGCCGCGCACCGACGCCGACCACGAGAAGATGGCGGCGGCGCTGAATCGTTTGGGCCACGAGGATCCCTCGCTGCAGGTCTCGGTCGACCGTGAAAGCGGCCAGACGGTCATTCGCGGCATGGGCGAGCTGCATCTGGACGTCATTGTCGACCGCATGAAGCGCGAGTTCCGCGTCGATGCCGCCGTTGGGACACCCAAGGTCGCCTACCGCGAGACCGTGCTGCGTGCGGCAGAGATCGACCATGTCCATGCGCGCCAGACCGGCGACCGCGCCCAATTCGCGCGTGTGACCCTGAAGCTGGAGGCCCTCGACCGCGGCGCAGGCTTCGTGTTCGAGAACCGTGCCGCCGGGTTGCCGCGCGAGTTCGTCGCCGGCGTGCAGAAGGGGCTGGAGGCCGCGAAGGACAGCGGCGTCGTTGCCGGTTACCCGGTGGTGGACGTCAAGGTGACCCTGACCGGCGGCGAGGCGCACGACGTCGACTCCTCGCCGCTTGCCTTCGAACTGGCGGCGCGGACCGCTTTCCGCGAAGCCATGACAAAAGCCGCTCCGGCGCTGTTGGAACCGCTGATGCGGGTCGAAATCATCACGCCGGACGACTATATGGGCGACGTCATCGGCGACCTGAACGGTCGCCGCGGACAGATCACCGGCATGGACCAGCGCGGGAACGCGCAAATCGTCACGGGACTGGTTCCCTTGGCGGCCATGTTCGGCTATGTGAACTCCCTGCGCTCCATGAGTCAGGGCCGCGCGCAGTACAGCATGCAGTTCGACCATTATGAGCCGGTGCCACAGGCCATCGCGGACGGCGTCCGCGCCAAGGTGGCCTGA
- the rplD gene encoding 50S ribosomal protein L4, translating to MKATIKNLNNEAVGEIELSDAVFGLPTRTDLLARMVNWQLAKRRSGNHKTKGISEISGTTKKPYGQKGTGRARQGSIRSPQFRGGATIFGPVVRSHAHDLTKKVRKLALKTALSAKAAEGKLIVLEAAAAETHKTKELAARLATLGLTSALIIDGSNLDENFAKASRNIPLIDVLPEQGANVYDILRRDTLVLTRNAVEQLEARLK from the coding sequence ATGAAGGCCACGATCAAGAACCTGAACAACGAAGCCGTCGGCGAGATCGAGCTGTCGGACGCCGTGTTCGGCCTGCCGACCCGCACCGACCTGCTGGCCCGCATGGTGAACTGGCAGCTGGCCAAGCGCCGCTCCGGTAACCACAAGACCAAGGGCATCAGCGAGATCAGCGGCACGACCAAGAAGCCCTATGGGCAGAAGGGCACCGGCCGGGCTCGTCAGGGCTCCATCCGTTCGCCGCAGTTCCGCGGCGGTGCGACCATCTTCGGGCCGGTGGTGCGTTCGCATGCCCACGACCTGACCAAGAAGGTCCGCAAGCTGGCGCTCAAGACCGCCCTGTCGGCCAAGGCCGCCGAGGGCAAGCTGATCGTCCTGGAGGCTGCGGCCGCCGAGACGCACAAGACCAAGGAACTGGCGGCCCGTCTCGCCACCCTCGGCCTGACTTCGGCGCTGATCATCGATGGCTCGAACCTGGACGAGAACTTCGCCAAGGCTTCGCGCAACATCCCGCTGATCGACGTGCTGCCGGAGCAGGGTGCCAACGTCTACGACATTCTCCGCCGCGACACGCTGGTCCTGACCCGCAACGCGGTCGAGCAACTGGAGGCTCGCCTGAAATGA
- the rpsL gene encoding 30S ribosomal protein S12 yields MPTINQLIRKPREPLAARNKVPAMEACPQKRGVCTRVYTTTPKKPNSALRKVARVRLTNGFEVTSYIPGEGHNLQEHSVVMIRGGRVKDLPGVRYHIIRGTLDTQGVKDRKQRRSKYGAKRPK; encoded by the coding sequence ATGCCGACGATCAACCAGTTGATCCGTAAGCCGCGCGAGCCGTTGGCCGCGCGCAACAAGGTTCCCGCGATGGAGGCTTGCCCGCAGAAGCGTGGCGTCTGCACTCGCGTTTACACCACCACCCCGAAGAAGCCGAACTCGGCGCTCCGTAAGGTCGCCCGCGTTCGTCTGACGAACGGCTTCGAGGTGACGAGCTACATCCCTGGTGAGGGCCACAACCTCCAGGAACACTCGGTGGTCATGATCCGCGGCGGTCGTGTGAAGGATCTTCCCGGCGTTCGCTATCACATCATTCGCGGCACGCTGGATACCCAGGGCGTCAAGGATCGTAAGCAGCGTCGTTCGAAGTACGGCGCGAAGCGTCCGAAGTAA
- the rpoC gene encoding DNA-directed RNA polymerase subunit beta', whose product MNELMNIFGQVQGPQSFDQIRIQIASPERIRSWSYGEIKKPETINYRTFKPERDGLFCARIFGPIKDYECLCGKYKRMKYRGIICEKCGVEVTLSKVRRERMGHIELASPVAHIWFLKSLPSRIGLLLDMTLKDLERILYFENYVVIEPGLTPLKLHSLLNEEEYLNAQDEYGEDAFTASIGAEALRIMLSALDLDEEKKRCREDLRDTNSEAKRKKLVKRLKLIDAFLASQSRPEWMILEVIPVIPPELRPLVPLDGGRFATSDLNDLYRRVINRNNRLKRLIELKAPDIIVRNEKRMLQEAVDALFDNGRRGRVITGANKRPLKSLSDMLKGKQGRFRQNLLGKRVDYSGRSVIVVGPELKLHQCGLPKKMALELFKPFIYAKLELYGLASTIKAAKRMVEKERPEVWDILEEVIREHPVMLNRAPTLHRLGIQAFEPTLIEGKAIQLHPLVCTAFNADFDGDQMAVHVPLSLEAQLEARVLMMSTNNILSPANGKPIIVPSQDIVLGIYYISMDRPSEKGEGMVFANVSEIEQALNAKVLSIHAKIKARYVGVDDEGNELISIVETTPGRMLLSELLPRHPKVPFSLINRVLTKKDVGNVIDAVYRHCGQKETVIFADRLMKLGFGHACRAGISFGKDDMVIPAAKEKLVNGSKERVKEFEQQYLDGLITQGEKYNKVVDVWSECTEKVASEMMKAISTTEAGKPVNSVYMMAHSGARGSAAQIRQLAGMRGLMAKPSGEIIETPIISNFKEGLTVLEYFNSTHGARKGLADTALKTANSGYLTRRLVDVAQDAIIVEHDCGTERGITVKAVIDGGEVISPLGDRILGRTVVGAVIDPLNGELIVEDGGLIDEPTVDRIERSGIDSVKIRSVLTCETRDGVCAKCYGRDLARGTLVNTGEAVGVIAAQSIGEPGTQLTMRTFHIGGAAQRGAEQSQIEAAFEATVRINNRNVVMNSSGIPVVMGRSTEVILLDEQGRERARHRVPYGAKLLADEGVKVERGAKLAEWDPYTLPIITERAGTARYIDLVEGISMREVMDEATGISSKVVVDWRQQPRGADLKPRIALVDERGDLITLPNGLEARYFMSVDAILSVENGAEVRAGDVLARIPRESSKTRDITGGLPRVAELFEARRPKDFAIISEMSGRVEFGKDYKTKRRIVVRNDETGDEKEYLIPKGKHISVQEGDYVERGDLLMDGNPVPHDILAVMGVEALADYLINEIQDVYRLQGVKINDKHIEVIVRQMLQKVEITDAGETTFLVGEQVDRQEFDEENEKTVAEGLQPAHGHPVLQGITKASLQTRSFISAASFQETTRVLTEAAVGGKVDNLEGLKENVIVGRLIPAGTGSVVNRLKLIAAERDREAALEAGAPEETPALPTPGEESSAA is encoded by the coding sequence ATGAATGAGTTGATGAACATTTTCGGCCAGGTCCAGGGGCCGCAGAGCTTCGATCAGATCCGCATCCAGATCGCGAGCCCCGAGCGGATCCGGTCCTGGTCCTACGGCGAGATCAAGAAGCCGGAAACCATCAACTATCGCACCTTCAAGCCGGAGCGCGACGGCCTGTTCTGCGCCCGCATCTTCGGCCCGATCAAGGACTACGAGTGCTTGTGCGGCAAGTACAAGCGCATGAAGTATCGCGGCATCATCTGCGAGAAGTGCGGCGTCGAGGTCACGCTGTCGAAGGTCCGGCGCGAGCGCATGGGCCATATCGAACTGGCGTCTCCCGTCGCGCACATCTGGTTCCTGAAGTCGCTGCCGAGCCGCATCGGTCTGCTGCTCGACATGACGCTCAAGGATCTGGAGCGCATCCTCTATTTCGAAAACTACGTCGTCATCGAGCCGGGCCTCACCCCGCTGAAGCTGCATTCGCTGCTGAACGAGGAAGAGTACCTGAACGCCCAGGACGAGTATGGCGAGGACGCCTTCACCGCGTCGATCGGTGCCGAAGCGCTGCGCATCATGCTGTCCGCGCTCGACCTCGACGAGGAGAAGAAGCGCTGCCGTGAGGATCTGCGCGACACCAACTCCGAAGCCAAGCGGAAGAAGCTGGTCAAGCGCCTGAAGCTGATCGACGCCTTCCTGGCCTCGCAGTCGCGTCCGGAGTGGATGATCCTGGAAGTCATTCCGGTGATCCCGCCCGAACTGCGTCCGCTGGTCCCGCTGGACGGCGGCCGCTTCGCCACGTCCGACCTGAACGACCTGTACCGCCGCGTCATCAACCGCAACAACCGCCTGAAGCGGCTGATCGAGCTGAAGGCGCCGGACATCATCGTCCGCAACGAGAAGCGCATGCTGCAGGAGGCCGTCGACGCTCTGTTCGACAACGGCCGCCGTGGCCGCGTCATCACCGGCGCCAACAAGCGTCCGCTGAAGTCGCTGTCGGACATGCTGAAGGGCAAGCAGGGTCGCTTCCGTCAGAACCTGCTCGGCAAGCGCGTCGACTACTCTGGCCGTTCGGTCATCGTCGTCGGTCCGGAGCTGAAGCTGCACCAGTGCGGCCTGCCGAAGAAGATGGCGCTCGAGCTGTTCAAGCCCTTCATCTACGCCAAGCTGGAGCTGTATGGTCTCGCCTCCACCATCAAGGCCGCCAAGCGGATGGTGGAGAAGGAGCGTCCCGAGGTCTGGGACATCCTTGAAGAGGTCATCCGCGAGCATCCGGTGATGCTGAACCGTGCGCCGACGCTGCACCGTCTCGGCATCCAGGCGTTCGAGCCGACGCTGATCGAAGGCAAGGCGATCCAGCTGCACCCGCTGGTCTGCACCGCCTTCAATGCCGACTTCGACGGCGACCAGATGGCCGTGCACGTGCCCCTGAGCCTCGAGGCCCAGCTGGAAGCGCGCGTCCTGATGATGTCGACCAACAACATCCTGTCGCCCGCCAACGGCAAGCCGATCATCGTGCCGTCGCAGGACATCGTCCTCGGCATCTACTACATCTCCATGGACCGCCCGAGCGAGAAGGGCGAGGGCATGGTGTTCGCCAACGTCTCGGAAATCGAGCAGGCGCTGAACGCCAAGGTCCTGTCGATCCATGCGAAGATCAAGGCGCGCTACGTCGGCGTCGACGACGAGGGCAACGAGCTGATCAGCATCGTCGAGACGACGCCGGGCCGCATGCTCCTGTCGGAGCTGCTGCCGCGTCACCCGAAGGTGCCGTTCTCGCTGATCAACCGCGTCCTGACCAAGAAGGACGTCGGCAACGTCATCGACGCCGTCTACCGCCATTGCGGTCAGAAGGAGACGGTGATCTTCGCCGATCGCCTGATGAAGCTCGGTTTCGGCCACGCCTGCCGCGCCGGCATCTCCTTCGGCAAGGACGACATGGTCATCCCCGCCGCCAAGGAGAAGCTGGTCAACGGGTCGAAGGAGCGGGTGAAGGAGTTCGAGCAGCAGTATCTCGACGGCCTGATCACCCAGGGCGAGAAGTACAACAAGGTCGTCGACGTCTGGTCGGAATGCACCGAAAAGGTCGCTTCCGAGATGATGAAGGCGATCTCGACCACCGAGGCCGGCAAGCCGGTCAACTCGGTGTACATGATGGCCCACTCCGGTGCGCGTGGTTCCGCCGCGCAGATCCGTCAGCTGGCCGGCATGCGCGGCCTGATGGCCAAGCCGTCGGGCGAGATCATCGAGACGCCGATCATCTCGAACTTCAAGGAAGGCCTGACCGTGCTGGAGTACTTCAACTCCACCCACGGCGCACGCAAGGGTCTGGCCGACACCGCCTTGAAGACGGCGAACTCCGGTTACCTGACCCGTCGTCTGGTCGACGTGGCGCAGGACGCCATCATCGTCGAGCATGATTGCGGCACCGAGCGCGGCATCACCGTCAAGGCGGTGATCGACGGCGGTGAAGTCATCAGCCCGCTGGGCGACCGCATCCTCGGCCGCACCGTGGTCGGCGCGGTGATCGACCCGCTGAACGGCGAACTGATCGTCGAGGACGGTGGCCTGATCGACGAGCCGACGGTCGACCGCATCGAGCGGTCGGGCATCGACTCGGTCAAGATCCGCTCGGTCCTGACCTGCGAGACCCGCGACGGCGTCTGCGCCAAGTGCTACGGCCGTGATCTGGCCCGCGGCACGCTGGTCAACACCGGCGAAGCGGTGGGCGTCATCGCGGCGCAGTCGATCGGCGAGCCGGGCACCCAGCTGACGATGCGTACCTTCCACATCGGTGGTGCGGCGCAGCGCGGTGCGGAGCAGAGCCAGATCGAGGCGGCGTTCGAAGCGACGGTGCGGATCAACAACCGCAACGTCGTCATGAACTCCTCGGGCATCCCGGTCGTCATGGGCCGCAGCACCGAAGTCATCCTGCTCGACGAGCAGGGCCGCGAGCGGGCGCGTCACCGCGTGCCGTACGGTGCCAAGCTGCTGGCGGATGAGGGTGTGAAGGTTGAGCGCGGCGCCAAACTGGCCGAGTGGGACCCCTACACCCTGCCGATCATCACGGAGCGTGCCGGTACCGCCCGCTACATCGACCTCGTGGAAGGCATCTCCATGCGCGAGGTGATGGACGAGGCGACGGGCATCAGCTCCAAGGTGGTCGTCGACTGGCGCCAGCAGCCGCGCGGTGCCGATCTGAAGCCGCGCATCGCGCTGGTGGACGAGCGGGGCGACCTGATCACCCTGCCGAACGGCCTGGAAGCCCGCTACTTCATGTCGGTGGACGCCATCCTGTCGGTGGAGAACGGTGCCGAAGTGCGGGCCGGTGACGTGCTGGCGCGTATCCCGCGCGAGTCGTCCAAGACCCGCGACATCACCGGCGGTCTGCCGCGCGTGGCCGAGCTGTTCGAGGCGCGTCGTCCGAAGGATTTCGCCATCATCTCCGAGATGAGTGGCCGCGTTGAATTCGGTAAGGATTACAAGACCAAGCGCCGCATCGTCGTCCGCAACGACGAGACCGGCGACGAGAAGGAGTATCTGATCCCGAAGGGCAAGCACATCTCCGTGCAGGAGGGTGACTATGTCGAACGCGGCGATCTGCTGATGGACGGCAACCCGGTACCGCACGACATCCTGGCGGTGATGGGTGTGGAGGCCTTGGCCGACTACCTGATCAACGAAATCCAGGACGTCTATCGACTGCAGGGCGTGAAGATCAACGACAAGCACATCGAGGTGATCGTTCGCCAGATGCTGCAGAAGGTCGAGATCACCGACGCCGGCGAGACCACCTTCCTGGTGGGCGAGCAGGTTGATCGTCAGGAGTTCGACGAGGAGAACGAGAAGACTGTGGCGGAAGGCTTGCAGCCTGCCCACGGCCACCCGGTTCTCCAGGGCATCACCAAGGCCAGCCTGCAGACGCGGTCCTTCATCTCGGCCGCGTCGTTCCAGGAAACCACCCGCGTCCTCACGGAAGCGGCCGTCGGCGGCAAGGTCGACAACCTGGAAGGCCTGAAGGAGAACGTCATCGTTGGCCGTCTGATCCCGGCCGGCACGGGCTCCGTGGTGAACCGCCTGAAGCTGATCGCCGCCGAGCGTGACCGCGAAGCGGCCCTGGAAGCCGGCGCTCCGGAGGAAACTCCGGCCCTGCCGACCCCGGGCGAGGAAAGCTCCGCGGCCTGA